From a single Miscanthus floridulus cultivar M001 chromosome 8, ASM1932011v1, whole genome shotgun sequence genomic region:
- the LOC136477014 gene encoding probable protein S-acyltransferase 20: MARKNGWQLPAHTLQIIAITVFFLLVIAFYAFFTPFLGKQVLQYVVIGIYTTVVFSVFILYTRCTSINPADPGIMSKFNSGFINAPGSTANIQGTNLPTKADIGAGTTSPTATSTCRNSLDGRSNTGGLAVGDTNLDLRSQLPRSSRSCLLGGLVCALFVKEDCRKFDGSGNQVDGEDVLFCTLCDAEVRKFSKHCRSCDKCVDGFDHHCRWLNNCVGRKNYFTFLALMTTSLLWLAIEIGVGIAVLVICFANKNSERIIQDRLGNGLPRPAFATIVAFFTLLSLVACIPLGELFFFHMILIRKGITTYEYVVAMRAMSEAPQEEEDEEGVNIVYSPTNSATTAFSGASALSLHYKDSWCTPPRIFVDQDEVIPHLEPGMVPSTIDPDTAGHAERANKAKKQVKISAWKLAKLDSNEAMKAAAKARASSSVLRPIDTRRVPGASPSSSGHASMSADYSASGTKERGAGMKLSLQSSSYPQSLASQDDYESGTQSASSRSSPIRIHKPAPHTQINVPPCVPPAPPSPAPAVPRPPVPTTQISKPMFQSATSYVRENRKASVVWDQESGRYVSVAPAPTRPVAGSGLDQPAREPHYLTNPDSEPSNHRRTLSPMNAPSSALPSGQPSERLTYTGQSIFFGGPLLGAAAAANPRRNDAAAGVPPETRRDGTGEERRRTAESFPVFAPGSFQKNPPFNR, encoded by the exons atggcgaggaAGAACGGATGGCAGCTCCCCGCGCACACGCTCCAG ATCATTGCGATTACGGTTTTCTTCCTTCTGGTGATTGCTTTTTATGCATTCTTCACACCATTTCTAGGGAAGCAAGTCCTACAATACGTTGTAATTGGTATCTACACTACTGTG GTGTTTTCTGTCTTCATCCTTTATACCCGGTGCACTAGTATAAACCCTGCAGATCCTGGAATCATGTCAAAGTTCAACAGTGGCTTCATCAATGCACCTGGAAGTACTGCCAACATACAGGGCACGAATTTGCCAACAAAAGCTGATATTGGTGCTGGAACAACCTCCCCAACGGCAACATCTACTTGTAGGAACTCTCTAGATGGGCGTTCTAACACTGGTGGTTTAGCTGTCGGAGACACAAATCTGGATTTAAGGTCGCAGCTGCCAAGAAGTTCAAGGAGCTGCTTACTTGGAGGGCTTGTTTGTGCTTTGTTTGTGAAGGAGGATTGTAGGAAATTTGATGGTTCAGGGAATCAAGTTGATGGGGAAGACGTCTTGTTCTGCACGTTATGTGACGCCGAG GTTCGCAAATTCAGTAAACATTGCAGAAGTTGTGACAAGTGTGTGGATGGATTTGATCATCACTGTCGG TGGTTAAATAACTGTGTTGGACGGAAGAACTATTTCACGTTTCTTGCTCTGATGACTACTAGTCTCCTTTGG CTTGCTATTGAAATTGGAGTAGGCATCGCTGTTCTTGTTATATGCTTTGCCAACAAGAATTCAGAGAGAATTATTCAAGACAGGCTTGGGAATGGTTTGCCTCGGCCTGCCTTTGCTACCATTGTA GCCTTTTTTACTCTTCTTTCTCTAGTCGCTTGCATACCTTTAGGGGAACTTTTCTTCTTCCACATGATCTTAATCAGAAAG GGGATCACAACTTATGAATATGTCGTTGCAATGAGAGCTATGAGTGAAGCACCTcaagaggaagaggacgaggaggGGGTAAACATTGTTTATTCCCCAACAAATTCAGCTACCACTGCGTTCAGTGGTGCTAGTGCACTTAGTCTGCACTACAAGGATTCATGGTGCACACCTCCAAGGATTTTTGTTGATCAG GATGAAGTGATCCCACATTTGGAGCCAGGGATGGTACCTTCAACCATTGATCCTGATACTGCTGGACATGCTGAAAGAGCCAACAAAGCCAAGAAGCAAGTCAAAATCAGTGCCTGGAAGCTTGCAAAGCTGGACAGCAATGAGGCGATGAAGGCTGCTGCTAAAGCCCGGGCATCATCGTCTGTCCTCCGACCTATTGATACCCGTCGGGTTCCAGGTGCTAGCCCTAGCTCTAGTGGCCATGCCAGCATGAGTGCTGATTACAGCGCCAGTGGCACCAAGGAAAGGGGGGCTGGTATGAAGTTGTCTCTTCAGAGTTCCTCGTATCCTCAGAGCCTTGCAAGCCAGGACGACTATGAGTCGGGCACGCAGAGTGCTAGCAGCAGAAGCAGCCCGATCCGCATTCACAAACCCGCACCTCACACTCAGATCAACGTGCCACCTTGTGTGCCTCCAGCACCTCCAAGCCCTGCGCCGGCGGTACCGAGGCCGCCTGTTCCAACTACGCAGATATCCAAGCCAATGTTCCAGTCAGCAACGTCTTATGTCCGTGAGAACCGAAAAGCCTCGGTTGTTTGGGATCAAGAGTCTGGTCGGTACGTGTCGGTGGCACCCGCGCCCACAAGGCCAGTAGCTGGTAGTGGTCTTGATCAACCAGCAAGAGAACCACATTACTTGACAAACCCAGATAGCGAGCCAAGCAATCACAGGAGAACTCTCTCACCCATGAATGCTCCTTCCTCAGCATTGCCATCTGGACAACCGTCCGAGAGGTTGACATACACTGGGCAGTCGATATTCTTTGGTGGACCACTTctaggtgctgctgctgctgctaaccCTCGGAGGAATGATGCCGCCGCAGGAGTGCCACCGGAGACAAGGAGGGATGGCACTGGGGAAGAGAGGAGACGAACTGCAGAGTCCTTCCCAGTGTTTGCTCCAGGTTCCTTTCAGAAGAACCCGCCGTTCAACAGGTGA
- the LOC136477015 gene encoding dihydroneopterin aldolase 2-like, with product MAEEAATTGCGGDKLILRGLQFHGFHGVLKEEQTLGQKFVVDIDAWMDLAAAGESDSIADTVSYTDIYGIAKDVVEGTPHNLLESVAHSIAKATLLKFPRISAVRVKVGKPHVAVQGVLDYLGVEITRHRKKV from the exons ATGGCGGAGGAGGCGGCGACGACGGGTTGCGGCGGCGACAAGCTCATCCTGCGCGGCCTGCAGTTCCACGGCTTCCACGGCGTCCTGAAGGAGGAGCAGACGCTGGGACAGAAGTTCGTCGTCGACATCGACGCCTGGATggacctcgccgccgccggcgagtcCGACAGCATCGCTGACACCGTCAGCTACACCGACATCTACGG CATTGCTAAGGATGTCGTCGAAGGCACGCCACACAACCTCTTGGAGTCGGTGGCTCACTCGATCGCAAAGGCCACACTGCTCAAGTTCCCTCGGATCTCTGCAGTCCGAGTGAAGGTTGGCAAGCCTCACGTCGCAGTGCAAGGCGTCCTGGACTATCTGGGCGTGGAGATAACGAGGCACAGAAAGAAAGTTTGA
- the LOC136472977 gene encoding NADH dehydrogenase [ubiquinone] iron-sulfur protein 5-B-like has protein sequence MASGWGINGNKGRCYDFWLEFSECMSRCRQPSDCGLLREDYLECLHHSKEFQRRNRIYKEEQRQIRAAARKAKEEAEGAPAVAAHH, from the exons ATGGCGTCCGGCTGGGGCATCAACGGAAACAAAGGCCGCTGCTACGACTTCTGGCTGGAGTTCAGCGAGTGCATGAGCCGCTGCCGCCAGCCCTCCGACTGCGGCCTCCTCCGCGAGGActacctcgagtgcctccaccacTCCAAGGAG TTCCAGCGCAGGAACAGGATCTACAAGGAAGAGCAACGTCAGATCAGAGCTGCTGCTCGCAAGGCCAAGGAGGAAGCTGAAGGTGCCCCTGCTGTCGCAGCACACCATTAG